The nucleotide window GCCTTCTTTGAAACCGGGGAGCATATCTGTAATTCATGTTAAGGAACAAAAAAAATTATACGACCTGGCAATGACACACTACAAAGGAATTCTAACGACATAACCACCGAGACACATATATCAATATATTAAGACAAAACACACTGCAGAAAAAAAATAAACAACACAGCAGTGGCAGATCAGGATACGATGTGACAGAATAATTGGCTTGTTTTTCCTTTTGATGTCATCGCAATATTCCCTTGCTAACATGTTAACCTTCCTTTGGTCCATACCCAACTGGCATATGTCCGCCTACAAACAGAAACAGATTAGAGAGAATCAATGACAATCTAAAAATCTAGAATAAAGGTATACCACCCTACAATATCGAGTGAAATAGAAATATATCAATAGCCTTACTTAAATTATGTGAATGGTTAAACTAAAATTTTACAGAGCGGTGTCTGCAATATAAATATACTAACCTTCAGGAAGAATATATCAGCACACTGCATGCAAGGATAGAAGATCTGTGCAGCAGTCAATTCCTCATTGTCAGAGCGACCCATAATCGTACAACACCTGTGAAGTAAGGAAAAATGAAATGGCAAAATTATGTTTGAGTTCGAACTTTGGAAGTCAAGAATCATCTGGATGCATATGCAATTTAAATGGCCGTACCTCGTTATTCTTTTGATATTATTTTTCCTGCCAATGTCCATTACAAGTGGCCAGTATTCATTTGCACGCCTATTAATTTCCTCTGAAGACCATAAGAATTCAACACCATCAAGGTTCATACCAGCTGCTTTCCATATTTCAATCATGTAGCGCCCGACAGTCTGGATTTTTTTCAGATCACCACCCATTTTGTTGTTTAGCTGTGCAAACCAGTCTGCTATCCAGATTTTCACTTTGCATCCCGCTCTGATCATCTTGTTAACATTAATTGTCTTCACAACACCCTGTGAATACAATACATGAGAATGTCTATCACCAGCAAGTCCTATCAGGTCTTGCAATCTGACAGTTTGCGCATATTGGCCTCATTGCATCACTAAAGTAACCATTTTCACAATGTGTAGTACTGGCATCATAATAATTGTGGAAGCACATCAAGAATTGCTAAAGGCACGTGTAAGATTAACATTTATACTAGGATGTTTTCATTCTTATTATTAATCTTATGGAACAACAAAGCAACGAAATATGGGAGCGGTAAACTCACTAATCTTTCTAGTTTGACAGAGCCGGAGAAATCAAGGCTGGGTATTATAACCACAACCTACTGGCGCTCCCATACAGAACGACTCAGGATAGTGCTCCTTATTTTCAGGAGCTTTTATTGCTGACTTCTTTCTAGTTTTATTTATGCTACTATTTTGCACACTCTCTCTTTGTTCTCTGAACTAACACTTTTCTTTTGGTTTCTTATTCTTCAAAGACTTCAGCAGTTTAACCAAAAACTACTAGCACAAATATAACCACCCAGTCATCTATAATCAGCACATGCTATTTAACTAATCTGATGCACAATTGCACATATGATTAAGAgttagaaaaaaaatcaaaattcgACTACTCCCTAGTTTTATGGATAGCAGAAATAAGTAGGCTAGGCATACATCTAGTGTAAGCATCCAGCTAGGTAATACCATGCTAAGTGATAACCTTCTTGTTTGGGTATTAAATTAGCTGGTCAACAAAGACCTAGAGTACGACTGTAGACACATATCACAACATGAATGAACATGATAACACCACCCGAACAGGTAACAGCACACTTGATAGTCATATACTGCACTCATAAATTTGGTAACGATGTTAGTTGAAATCCGAGATTCCTGTCCAAGAACTCTTCCTGACAACCGAAGGTATCCTCCTGGATGCTCCTGACCGAGTCGCACATTCGATCCGAAGTTATTAGATGGGAAGGCGGTAAGTTTCCGTCGAACCTGGGCAATGTGCATTCGGCCAGAGGGCTCGAACCCGTCGTAGCAGATAGGGACGGGCTTGTTCTGCAGCAGCCGCTTGAGCTCGTCAGGCTGAATACACTCCTCGCCTATGCTCATCAGCAAGTCGAACCGCTCGTCCAGGCTCAATGCCGCCACGCCCCCCGCGAGGTCttcggcgacggcggcggcagcggaggaggaggaggctgcagGGGAGGCATCAGGAGCCGCGGAAGGTTCCGTTGATGCCGCGGCGGGGGCGGAGGCCTCTGCGGTGACAGCGGCGGCAGCCAGGGAAGTGTCcatggaggtggcggcggcggcgggggggggggggggggggggggggggggggggggggggggggggggggggggggggggggggggggggggggggggggggggggtggcggatGACTGATTTGGAGA belongs to Triticum urartu cultivar G1812 chromosome 7, Tu2.1, whole genome shotgun sequence and includes:
- the LOC125520150 gene encoding tyrosine--tRNA ligase 1, cytoplasmic-like, translating into MDTSLAAAAVTAEASAPAAASTEPSAAPDASPAASSSSAAAAVAEDLAGGVAALSLDERFDLLMSIGEECIQPDELKRLLQNKPVPICYDGFEPSGRMHIAQGVVKTINVNKMIRAGCKVKIWIADWFAQLNNKMGGDLKKIQTVGRYMIEIWKAAGMNLDGVEFLWSSEEINRRANEYWPLVMDIGRKNNIKRITRCCTIMGRSDNEELTAAQIFYPCMQCADIFFLKADICQLGMDQRKVNMLAREYCDDIKRKNKPIILSHHMLPGFKEGQEKMSKSDPTSAIFMEDDEAQVNLKIKQAFCPPKIVDKNPCLEYIQYIVFPWFDKFEVVRKENNGGNKTFLTMDELVADYEAGDLHPADVKPALAKAINEILKPVRDHFNSSSEAKILLNTVKKYRVSN